TAGCTTTTTTGGAAAAGCTGCCCAGCATTACCCATACATTTTTCTTCACCTGTGTAAAAATGGTATCGATGTGCATGTAATCACGCTTCTTTGGGATTTTTACAATGGTGATCTTCTGCATGATGTCTTTCTCAAAAAGAGTAGTAATTACTTTATGTGCAGCTTCCATAGTAGTGCGCTCACTAACGCCAATGAGTAAGTGATCTTTGCTAACTACCATAACATCGCCGCCTTCCAGGGTTACCTTTTTATCATCAGCATCTCTTGGCAATAAAAAATGATGAGATGTGTCTGCAATTTCAATTACATTTTTCCTGTATACAGAAAATAGAGGGTGGTTAAAGAATATATACTTCGCCAATAAGGCTTCCCTGGTCCTGGCTTTTTTAGCAGGCTTGTTTAATAAAATATGATCATTAATAACAATGCCGATGTCTCTTGTAAAAATAAAATTGGGTATTGGCGGAAAGATCATTTCATCGTCATCAGTCGTTCCGCTGATAAAAACCTGCGCTAATTTTTGTGGAGAAAGTTTAAATAAAAAATTCTGTGTTTCGTTGGAACAGGTTTCAATAGCGCATACTGATGCAACTAGTTTTAGTTTTATTTCACGATCAGTAAGTATATCTGCCAATAACCATTGTAACTCTACAACTTTATCTGATCTAAAAAAATCTTTGTGATTGGGTTTATAAAAATTTCTTTTGGAAGTGCTGCTATCGATTTTTGCCAACCTGCCTTTTATTTTTTCAGGATCTAAAAAATAGAGCAGGAGCTTGGTATAAAAATCATATTCTTTCCGGCGTATTGTATCCAGGTGTACAATGTCTTCAAACAGCCAGTCCTGTGCTTTGGATGGAACAACTTTTCCCAAGCCGCTGTC
The Ferruginibacter albus DNA segment above includes these coding regions:
- a CDS encoding arginine deiminase family protein, with the translated sequence MAKNSNRIFVNSEIGRLRRLLVHSPDSGLGKVVPSKAQDWLFEDIVHLDTIRRKEYDFYTKLLLYFLDPEKIKGRLAKIDSSTSKRNFYKPNHKDFFRSDKVVELQWLLADILTDREIKLKLVASVCAIETCSNETQNFLFKLSPQKLAQVFISGTTDDDEMIFPPIPNFIFTRDIGIVINDHILLNKPAKKARTREALLAKYIFFNHPLFSVYRKNVIEIADTSHHFLLPRDADDKKVTLEGGDVMVVSKDHLLIGVSERTTMEAAHKVITTLFEKDIMQKITIVKIPKKRDYMHIDTIFTQVKKNVWVMLGSFSKKAIKMEDADPVQRALEGNKKEENIKIIQFKKNNLNKPEYFDNLEDLLIDISTNDLKCKDKVKLIYSGNNEFPFDTREQWTDSCNLLALKEGVVLGYDRNDKTVEAFKNNGFAIINATDLIDQFEKGETEPDNMNDTLILMPSAELSRARGGFHCMSMPLLRDEV